The following proteins are encoded in a genomic region of Hoeflea phototrophica DFL-43:
- a CDS encoding AzlD domain-containing protein, whose amino-acid sequence MIDTASFWLLTVLLGIGTFLIRFSFLGLLGGRQLPDWALLYLRYVGVAVFPALVMPLLVWPEATGGMPDPIRLLAALAALLAGLRFGVIWAIIAGMGALYLMQFFLS is encoded by the coding sequence ATGATCGACACAGCTTCATTCTGGTTGCTGACGGTGCTGCTGGGGATCGGTACCTTCCTGATCCGTTTTTCCTTCCTCGGATTGTTGGGGGGCCGTCAATTGCCGGATTGGGCGTTGCTGTATCTGCGCTATGTCGGCGTTGCGGTCTTTCCCGCACTCGTCATGCCGTTGCTGGTCTGGCCCGAAGCAACAGGGGGCATGCCGGACCCGATACGTTTGCTCGCAGCCCTTGCCGCGCTGCTTGCGGGGCTGCGGTTTGGCGTGATCTGGGCCATCATCGCCGGGATGGGCGCGCTCTATCTGATGCAGTTTTTCTTGTCATAG
- a CDS encoding LysE family translocator — protein MLTFAAAVLFLIITPGPGVMTTAGFGAAYGFRPSLRYVLGLFIGTNLVMLSVMTGLAAIILSVPWLRMVLMVGSVGYLLYLAARIAFAGAKISFMEAKTAPGVLGGVMLQAINPKAYAVNSSLILGFNYAPNSFLFEMVTKALIMNAIWIPIHLAWLWAGVSLNRLNLPTRTQRAINILMALSMLGVVALALWSTSRSV, from the coding sequence ATGCTGACATTCGCGGCTGCGGTGCTGTTTTTGATCATCACCCCCGGACCAGGCGTGATGACCACAGCCGGCTTCGGGGCCGCCTATGGGTTTCGCCCGTCGCTGCGCTACGTCCTGGGTCTGTTCATCGGCACAAATCTCGTGATGCTGTCAGTTATGACAGGGCTTGCAGCGATCATCCTGTCGGTGCCTTGGCTGCGCATGGTGCTGATGGTCGGGTCGGTCGGGTATCTGCTTTATCTCGCGGCGCGGATCGCCTTCGCCGGGGCCAAGATCTCCTTCATGGAGGCCAAGACGGCGCCGGGTGTATTGGGTGGCGTGATGCTTCAGGCGATCAATCCCAAGGCCTATGCTGTCAACAGTTCACTGATCCTCGGGTTCAATTATGCTCCCAACAGTTTCCTGTTCGAGATGGTCACCAAGGCGCTGATCATGAACGCGATCTGGATTCCCATTCACCTTGCATGGCTGTGGGCCGGGGTGTCCCTAAACCGACTCAACCTGCCAACGCGGACCCAACGCGCAATCAATATCCTCATGGCATTGTCCATGCTGGGCGTCGTCGCACTGGCGCTTTGGTCCACATCACGGAGCGTGTAA
- a CDS encoding phytanoyl-CoA dioxygenase family protein translates to MLTEGQKAFYEENGYLLVENAVTAEQLERLREITHALIDGSRDIVESNEVYDLDKGHTSDTPRLTRIKLPHKRDPYFWELIRNSKLTEVLTGLLGPHTNLLTSKLNTKAPGGGRAVEWHQDWAFYPATNDSLLAFGLMLEDVDEANGPLMVIPGTHKGPVLSHQANGYFAGAIDPDDPEFEKDKAVTLTGKAGDMTVHHARILHGSAPNMSDRNRLILFYECSASDAWPILGASSYIHSLGQRAYWADIQDRQITGEPQLAPRVANVPIRMPLPPAPDTGSIFKTQESAGAKSAFT, encoded by the coding sequence ATGCTCACCGAAGGTCAAAAGGCGTTTTATGAGGAGAACGGCTATCTCTTGGTGGAGAATGCCGTCACCGCCGAGCAGCTTGAGCGGCTTCGCGAGATCACCCATGCGCTGATAGACGGGTCGCGAGACATCGTCGAAAGCAACGAGGTCTACGATCTTGATAAGGGGCACACGTCAGACACCCCCCGTCTCACCCGAATCAAACTGCCGCACAAGCGCGATCCCTATTTCTGGGAGCTTATCCGCAACTCGAAACTGACCGAGGTGCTGACAGGCCTTCTGGGGCCGCACACCAATCTGCTGACCTCGAAATTGAACACCAAGGCCCCTGGCGGCGGGCGGGCCGTGGAGTGGCATCAGGATTGGGCATTCTATCCGGCGACCAATGACAGCCTGCTGGCCTTCGGCCTCATGCTTGAAGATGTGGACGAGGCCAACGGACCGCTCATGGTGATTCCCGGCACTCACAAGGGGCCGGTCTTGAGCCATCAGGCCAACGGGTACTTCGCTGGAGCCATCGACCCCGACGATCCGGAATTCGAGAAGGACAAGGCGGTGACGTTGACCGGGAAGGCCGGAGACATGACCGTGCATCACGCGCGCATTCTGCACGGGTCTGCGCCAAACATGAGCGACCGCAACCGACTGATCCTTTTTTACGAATGCAGTGCGTCGGATGCCTGGCCGATCCTTGGGGCATCGAGCTACATACATTCCCTCGGGCAGCGCGCGTATTGGGCTGACATTCAGGACCGCCAGATCACCGGTGAGCCGCAATTGGCGCCGCGCGTGGCGAATGTCCCGATCCGGATGCCGCTGCCCCCCGCCCCAGACACCGGATCGATCTTCAAGACACAGGAAAGCGCAGGCGCCAAGAGCGCGTTCACGTGA
- a CDS encoding SDR family oxidoreductase has translation MQLFSLSGRTAIVTGSSMGIGFALSRGLAQAGAKLVLNARNADRLEKAANTLRAEGADIVTLAFDVTDPDAARTAVDAYEAEHGPIDILVNNAGMQHRTPLEDFPAEMFEKLMLTNVNSVFYVGQAVARHMIKRGAGKIVNIASVQTALARPGIAPYTTTKGAVANLTKGMATDWAKYGLNCNAIAPGYFDTPLNAALVADPEFSAWLEKRTPAGRWGNVEELIGACIFLSSDAASFVNGHTLFVDGGITASL, from the coding sequence ATGCAACTGTTCAGCTTGAGCGGCAGGACCGCGATTGTCACAGGATCATCCATGGGCATAGGCTTTGCCCTGTCGCGTGGCCTGGCGCAAGCGGGCGCAAAGCTTGTGCTGAACGCGCGAAACGCAGACCGGCTTGAGAAGGCGGCCAACACCCTGCGCGCCGAAGGGGCCGACATTGTTACGCTTGCTTTTGACGTGACCGATCCCGATGCGGCGCGAACAGCAGTGGACGCTTATGAGGCCGAGCATGGCCCGATCGATATCCTCGTCAACAATGCCGGCATGCAGCACCGGACGCCGCTTGAGGATTTTCCCGCTGAGATGTTCGAAAAGCTCATGCTCACCAATGTGAATTCGGTCTTCTACGTCGGCCAGGCGGTTGCGCGGCATATGATCAAGCGCGGCGCAGGCAAGATCGTCAACATCGCCAGCGTACAGACGGCCCTCGCCCGCCCCGGTATCGCGCCCTACACAACCACCAAGGGGGCGGTCGCGAACCTGACCAAGGGAATGGCGACCGACTGGGCGAAATACGGATTGAATTGCAACGCCATTGCGCCTGGCTATTTCGACACGCCGTTGAATGCGGCGCTGGTTGCGGATCCGGAGTTCAGCGCCTGGCTGGAAAAACGCACACCGGCGGGCCGCTGGGGCAACGTTGAAGAGCTGATAGGTGCCTGCATCTTCCTGTCTTCCGACGCTGCAAGTTTCGTAAACGGTCATACGCTTTTCGTTGATGGCGGCATCACGGCAAGCCTCTAA
- a CDS encoding AzlC family ABC transporter permease, with protein MTPRQAFWRGYWDCAPFILIVVPYSMLFGVVARDAGLDVLQTMSMSVLVIAGASQFTAIALLQDQAPVFIALLAALAVNLRMAMYSAALVPHLGHARLGVRALMAYLMVDQAFAVAVRTYQDSPDMKPAAKVAYYFGAMLLICPFWYAFTLIGALVGQAIPASFSLDFAVPVCFIALTAPLLRSGPHIFAALIASGAALAFSWVPWSLGLIIAALLGVFAGGQAELHVTRRAQRLIS; from the coding sequence ATGACACCGCGGCAGGCGTTCTGGCGCGGATACTGGGATTGCGCGCCCTTCATCTTGATTGTCGTGCCTTATTCGATGCTGTTCGGAGTGGTGGCGCGGGATGCGGGGCTGGATGTTTTGCAGACCATGTCCATGTCCGTGCTGGTGATCGCCGGGGCCTCACAATTCACCGCAATCGCCTTGTTGCAGGATCAGGCGCCGGTGTTCATTGCCCTGCTTGCCGCGCTCGCTGTCAACCTGCGTATGGCCATGTATTCGGCTGCCCTTGTGCCTCATCTGGGGCACGCCCGATTGGGCGTGCGGGCTTTGATGGCGTATCTGATGGTCGACCAGGCCTTCGCGGTTGCCGTCCGAACCTATCAGGATTCGCCTGACATGAAACCGGCGGCCAAGGTTGCCTACTACTTCGGCGCGATGCTGCTGATCTGTCCATTCTGGTATGCGTTTACGCTGATCGGAGCCCTTGTGGGGCAGGCGATTCCTGCCTCGTTCAGCCTCGATTTTGCGGTGCCGGTCTGTTTTATCGCTTTGACGGCGCCATTGTTGCGGTCCGGCCCGCACATCTTTGCCGCGTTGATCGCCAGCGGTGCTGCCTTGGCTTTTTCATGGGTGCCCTGGTCGCTCGGGCTGATCATTGCCGCCCTTTTGGGGGTGTTCGCGGGTGGGCAGGCCGAACTCCATGTAACGCGCCGTGCGCAAAGGCTGATCTCATGA
- a CDS encoding IlvD/Edd family dehydratase, producing MSDTRANKRFRSQEWFDNPNNPGMTALYVERYQNQEYTREELQGGHPVIGIAQTGSDLAPCNKIHVFLMDRIKAGIREAGGIPMEFPVHPIQETGKRPTAALDRNLAYLSLVEVLHGYPLDGVVLTTGCDKTTPAMLMGVATVDLPAIALNGGPMLDGWWQGKRAGSGTIVWESRRLLAEGKIDYEEFMSRVCSSAPSLGHCNTMGTASTMNAMAEALGMTLTGNAAIPAPFRERMAMAYQTGRRIVQMVLDDLKPSDIMTRQAFENAIVVNSAIGGSTNAPPHLQAVARHIGVDLNVQDWETIGFDVPLLVNMQPAGEYLGESFYRAGGVPAVMAELMQAGRLHGDVMTATGNSLAANLTGSKSLDHDVIKTYDAPMRQKAGFKVLSGNLFDSALMKTSVISADFRKRFLSEPGNEGVFEARAAVFEGPEDYHDRVNDPALGIDEKTILFIRGVGCVGYPGSAEVVNMQPPDALIKMGVNHLPTVGDGRQSGTSESPSILNASPEAVVGGGLAYLKTGDKVRLDLNAGRMDALVPEDEWQARIDAWTPPELVNQTPWQEIYRSNVGQLSNGGCLELATAYQKVGRNLPRDNH from the coding sequence ATGTCAGACACGCGCGCAAACAAGCGGTTCCGGTCGCAGGAGTGGTTCGACAACCCGAACAATCCCGGAATGACCGCGCTCTACGTCGAACGCTATCAGAACCAAGAGTATACCCGTGAGGAGCTGCAGGGCGGCCACCCGGTCATCGGCATCGCCCAGACCGGCAGCGATCTTGCCCCGTGCAACAAGATCCACGTTTTTCTGATGGACCGGATCAAGGCCGGCATCCGCGAGGCGGGCGGCATCCCGATGGAGTTTCCAGTCCACCCGATTCAGGAGACCGGCAAGCGCCCAACAGCAGCGCTGGATCGCAATCTTGCCTATCTGTCGCTCGTCGAAGTGCTGCATGGATATCCGCTTGATGGAGTGGTGCTGACGACAGGCTGCGACAAGACCACGCCCGCCATGTTGATGGGGGTCGCAACGGTTGACCTTCCGGCGATTGCCCTCAATGGCGGCCCCATGCTGGACGGCTGGTGGCAAGGCAAGCGCGCCGGTTCCGGCACAATCGTCTGGGAAAGCCGCCGTCTCCTGGCGGAAGGCAAGATCGACTATGAAGAGTTCATGAGCCGCGTCTGTTCGTCCGCGCCATCGCTGGGTCACTGCAACACGATGGGCACCGCCAGCACGATGAACGCCATGGCCGAAGCGCTTGGAATGACGCTGACCGGCAATGCGGCAATCCCGGCGCCGTTCCGCGAGCGTATGGCGATGGCCTACCAGACGGGCCGCCGGATCGTTCAGATGGTGCTGGATGATCTCAAACCGTCTGACATTATGACCCGCCAGGCATTCGAGAACGCAATTGTCGTAAACAGCGCGATTGGAGGGTCGACCAACGCCCCGCCGCATCTTCAGGCCGTTGCGCGCCATATTGGTGTCGACCTCAACGTACAAGACTGGGAAACCATAGGGTTTGACGTGCCCTTGCTGGTCAACATGCAGCCCGCTGGAGAGTATCTCGGCGAATCCTTCTATCGCGCCGGCGGCGTGCCGGCGGTGATGGCCGAGCTGATGCAGGCGGGCCGTCTCCATGGCGATGTCATGACCGCGACCGGCAATTCCCTCGCCGCCAACCTTACCGGCTCAAAAAGCCTCGACCATGATGTGATCAAGACGTATGACGCACCGATGCGGCAGAAGGCCGGCTTCAAGGTCCTGTCGGGAAACCTGTTCGATTCGGCCTTGATGAAAACCAGTGTGATTTCCGCAGACTTCCGCAAACGTTTTCTCTCTGAACCCGGAAACGAGGGCGTCTTCGAAGCGCGCGCGGCCGTGTTTGAAGGCCCTGAAGACTACCATGACCGGGTCAACGACCCGGCGCTGGGCATCGACGAGAAAACGATCCTGTTCATCCGCGGTGTCGGCTGCGTCGGCTATCCCGGAAGTGCCGAAGTCGTAAACATGCAGCCCCCGGATGCTTTGATCAAAATGGGTGTGAATCACCTGCCAACCGTGGGAGATGGCCGCCAATCTGGAACATCTGAAAGCCCGTCGATCCTCAACGCCTCGCCCGAAGCCGTCGTTGGCGGTGGACTGGCCTATCTCAAGACCGGAGACAAGGTCCGCCTTGATCTCAACGCAGGCCGGATGGATGCCCTGGTGCCGGAGGATGAATGGCAGGCGCGCATCGATGCCTGGACCCCACCAGAACTGGTGAACCAGACGCCCTGGCAGGAAATCTACCGCAGCAATGTCGGACAATTGTCCAATGGAGGGTGCCTGGAGCTTGCGACAGCCTACCAGAAGGTGGGACGCAATCTGCCACGCGACAATCACTGA
- a CDS encoding NAD(P)-dependent oxidoreductase has translation MSDKRVIGFIGVGLMGHGMAKNILKGGYPLVIKGNRNRVPVDSLLGMGATEVRSAREMAQQCDIIHLCLSNSPQVEAMMRGPDGILAGAREGLIVVDTTTADPTSTMALAEEMAAKGVHMVDAPLGRTPKEAESGTLDAMVGASDEAFEKVKPVIECWSGSINHIGPVGSGHKMKLIMNFMSMSYASVYAEALSIAVKSGLTPQSVRDVMAPSRMGCGFFDTFFSAAVGGDPNAHKFAIANAAKDVRYVASMATAAGVMNPIGAAVRNYFDQAVATGKGGDFVPTIANHIAALNGCDLPAAVKKANES, from the coding sequence ATGAGCGACAAACGCGTCATTGGTTTTATCGGTGTCGGCCTGATGGGCCACGGCATGGCCAAGAACATCCTGAAAGGTGGATATCCGCTCGTCATCAAGGGCAATCGCAACCGGGTGCCGGTGGACAGCCTTCTCGGCATGGGGGCGACGGAGGTGCGGTCAGCCAGGGAAATGGCCCAGCAATGCGATATTATCCATCTGTGCCTGTCCAACTCGCCACAGGTCGAGGCAATGATGCGCGGGCCAGATGGCATCTTGGCCGGCGCCCGGGAGGGCCTGATCGTTGTGGATACGACCACCGCCGATCCCACCTCGACAATGGCGCTGGCCGAAGAAATGGCAGCCAAAGGCGTTCACATGGTGGACGCCCCTCTGGGCCGGACCCCGAAAGAAGCGGAATCGGGCACACTCGACGCCATGGTCGGCGCCTCAGACGAAGCCTTTGAAAAAGTGAAACCGGTGATCGAATGCTGGAGCGGTTCGATCAATCACATCGGACCTGTCGGCTCTGGGCACAAGATGAAGCTCATCATGAACTTCATGTCGATGTCCTATGCATCAGTCTATGCAGAGGCGTTGAGCATCGCGGTGAAGTCCGGCCTCACACCCCAGTCGGTACGGGACGTTATGGCGCCGTCACGCATGGGCTGCGGATTCTTTGATACATTCTTCTCGGCCGCGGTTGGTGGCGATCCGAATGCGCATAAATTCGCGATCGCAAACGCAGCCAAGGACGTGCGCTATGTCGCCAGCATGGCGACTGCTGCAGGTGTGATGAACCCCATAGGGGCGGCCGTGCGCAACTATTTTGATCAAGCCGTGGCCACCGGCAAGGGCGGGGATTTCGTCCCGACGATCGCCAACCACATTGCAGCATTGAACGGCTGTGACCTGCCCGCAGCGGTCAAGAAAGCCAACGAAAGCTAG
- a CDS encoding RraA family protein, with product MIEEPPKLQIRKTIRRPGADQIAAFRDIPTGFLCDAMEGQGALCSTIQPVGGGRDLPTHAYGPAVVAENGPAEILATMGAVHVSQPGDIIVSAVHGHKNCSAAGDRFCGIMKNRGVAAFVTDGQMRDYPGIVAAGLPAWCAGLSPNSPYSNGPGKVGFGAVVGGRYIETGDMIVADVDGVVVIPFSQIDAVIAQLAAIQELETALDAKVQNGLSEMAAIEAMLADGTAKLVD from the coding sequence ATGATCGAAGAACCCCCAAAACTGCAGATTCGCAAAACCATCCGGCGTCCTGGCGCTGACCAGATCGCAGCCTTTCGGGACATTCCCACAGGCTTTTTGTGCGATGCGATGGAAGGGCAAGGCGCTCTTTGCTCTACGATCCAGCCCGTAGGCGGTGGGCGCGATTTGCCGACGCATGCCTATGGTCCTGCCGTTGTGGCCGAGAATGGGCCCGCTGAAATCCTTGCGACGATGGGTGCAGTTCATGTTTCCCAGCCCGGTGACATCATTGTTTCGGCGGTGCATGGGCACAAAAACTGCTCTGCTGCGGGCGACAGGTTCTGCGGGATCATGAAGAACCGGGGCGTTGCGGCTTTTGTAACAGATGGGCAGATGCGCGATTATCCTGGAATCGTTGCCGCAGGCTTGCCTGCCTGGTGCGCCGGACTGAGCCCGAATTCACCCTACTCCAATGGACCGGGCAAGGTCGGGTTTGGCGCCGTGGTCGGCGGCAGATACATCGAAACCGGCGATATGATCGTTGCCGATGTCGATGGCGTCGTTGTCATCCCGTTTTCCCAGATCGATGCCGTCATCGCACAACTGGCCGCGATTCAAGAGCTTGAAACCGCGCTTGACGCAAAAGTGCAAAATGGTCTGAGCGAGATGGCGGCGATCGAAGCGATGCTGGCAGACGGAACCGCAAAGCTCGTGGACTAG
- a CDS encoding FAD-binding oxidoreductase, with the protein MAIAGAISQLAGLLGDRLVTSGAVLDQHGQNETYYPLTPPDAVGFPETTEEISAILKICNAETCPVVPYGAASSLEGQHLCTSGGISLDMGRMSNILKINAEDLNVVVQPGITRIRLNEELRATGLFFPIDPGADASIGGMAATRASGTTAVRYGTMRENILALEAVMADGTIIRTGSHARKSSTGYDLTHLLIGSEGTLGIITEVTLRLQGIPEAIKAATCRFASVEDAVNCVILTIQSGLPMARIELLDEMMVRGFNKYSGAGLPEEPHLFLEFHGTQAGVEEQSATFEEIAADYGAKGWETADTTEARNALWAMRHKSHYASAALGAGGHIWPTDVCVPISRLAEAVLQAQRDAVRLGLTSTIVGHVGDGNFHAGLSVDPNDPDEMARAEEFTSALAETALRLGGTVSGEHGVGLGKQKFMTAEHGPALAYMRAIKAGFDPSNILNPGKMLPAAN; encoded by the coding sequence ATGGCAATTGCAGGGGCCATAAGCCAACTGGCTGGGCTGCTGGGCGACCGGCTTGTCACCAGCGGCGCGGTCCTCGACCAGCATGGTCAGAACGAAACCTACTATCCCCTGACGCCGCCCGATGCGGTGGGCTTTCCAGAGACCACTGAAGAGATTTCCGCGATTCTCAAGATTTGCAACGCGGAAACATGTCCCGTGGTTCCATATGGCGCGGCGTCGTCATTGGAGGGCCAGCATCTGTGCACATCTGGTGGCATCAGCCTCGATATGGGGCGCATGAGCAACATACTGAAGATCAACGCAGAAGACCTCAATGTTGTCGTGCAACCGGGCATCACCCGCATCCGGCTGAACGAAGAACTTCGTGCAACCGGACTGTTCTTTCCGATTGATCCCGGCGCCGATGCCAGCATCGGCGGAATGGCCGCGACACGGGCCAGCGGCACCACTGCCGTACGCTATGGCACGATGCGGGAGAACATTCTCGCGCTTGAGGCGGTGATGGCCGATGGGACGATCATCCGCACGGGCAGCCATGCGCGCAAATCATCGACGGGGTATGATCTTACGCATCTCCTTATCGGATCTGAAGGGACGCTCGGAATCATTACCGAAGTGACCTTGCGTCTGCAGGGCATTCCGGAAGCCATCAAGGCCGCGACCTGCCGCTTCGCGTCGGTGGAGGATGCGGTCAATTGTGTGATCCTGACGATCCAGTCCGGTCTGCCAATGGCAAGGATCGAACTCCTGGATGAAATGATGGTTCGGGGCTTCAACAAGTACTCGGGAGCGGGCCTGCCGGAAGAACCGCATCTCTTTCTGGAGTTTCATGGCACGCAGGCCGGGGTCGAGGAACAGTCCGCGACGTTTGAAGAGATTGCCGCCGATTACGGCGCGAAAGGCTGGGAAACCGCCGACACCACCGAGGCGCGGAACGCGCTTTGGGCGATGCGGCACAAGTCCCATTACGCCAGCGCCGCACTTGGCGCAGGTGGTCATATCTGGCCAACCGATGTCTGTGTTCCGATCTCACGGCTGGCCGAGGCGGTGCTTCAAGCCCAACGGGATGCAGTGCGGCTTGGCTTGACATCAACGATTGTCGGTCATGTCGGCGATGGCAATTTTCACGCCGGGCTGAGTGTCGACCCAAATGACCCCGACGAAATGGCCCGCGCGGAAGAGTTCACGAGCGCATTGGCCGAAACCGCGCTGCGTCTGGGCGGGACAGTCAGTGGCGAACACGGGGTCGGTTTGGGCAAGCAGAAATTCATGACCGCCGAACACGGACCGGCGCTCGCCTATATGCGGGCGATCAAAGCTGGGTTCGATCCCAGCAACATCCTGAACCCGGGCAAGATGTTGCCCGCCGCAAACTGA
- a CDS encoding L-idonate 5-dehydrogenase, whose amino-acid sequence MKALYAHAAHDLRLDSCEDAVPGPGQVAIRMRRGGICGSDLHYFNHGGFGSVRLREPMILGHEVAGEISALGEGVTGFKEGDLVAVSPSRPCGACGECLRGLPNQCLSMRFYGSAMPFPHIQGAFRETLVADATQCVNAQGLTAAQAAMAEPLAVCLHAVRNAGEMLGRRVLVTGCGPIGVLVILAARRAGAAQIIATDIADTVLDFAKAAGADVVLNTRTEADALTQYQQGKGSMDVHFECSGAEPALAAGIAALRPRGVLVQLGLSGDMSVPMMQITAKELVLRGSFRFHEEFAVAVDLMRKGLIDVAPLITHSFPLSEYETAFATASDRSKAMKVQLEFS is encoded by the coding sequence ATGAAAGCGCTTTATGCCCACGCGGCCCATGATCTGCGTCTTGATTCCTGTGAGGACGCTGTTCCGGGTCCGGGGCAGGTCGCCATTCGCATGCGACGCGGCGGAATTTGCGGCTCAGACCTGCACTATTTCAACCATGGCGGCTTCGGGTCGGTGCGCCTGCGTGAACCCATGATACTGGGTCATGAAGTCGCCGGGGAAATCAGCGCCTTGGGAGAAGGAGTGACCGGATTTAAAGAGGGTGATCTGGTTGCTGTGTCGCCCTCGCGCCCCTGTGGTGCGTGTGGTGAATGCCTCCGCGGTCTGCCGAATCAGTGCCTGAGCATGCGCTTTTACGGTTCAGCCATGCCATTTCCGCACATTCAGGGGGCGTTTCGCGAGACGCTTGTGGCCGACGCCACGCAATGTGTAAACGCGCAAGGGCTGACTGCCGCTCAAGCGGCGATGGCTGAACCGCTCGCGGTTTGCCTTCACGCCGTGCGCAACGCAGGGGAAATGCTGGGCCGACGGGTTCTTGTCACAGGGTGCGGCCCGATTGGTGTGCTGGTGATTCTTGCCGCCCGCCGCGCCGGTGCAGCACAGATCATTGCGACAGACATTGCTGACACCGTCCTTGATTTTGCCAAGGCAGCCGGTGCCGATGTGGTGTTGAACACCAGAACAGAAGCTGATGCGCTGACACAATATCAACAGGGCAAAGGCAGCATGGACGTTCACTTCGAGTGTTCCGGCGCAGAGCCCGCTTTGGCCGCCGGGATCGCAGCGCTGCGTCCACGCGGTGTGCTTGTTCAACTCGGCCTGTCCGGAGACATGTCCGTCCCGATGATGCAGATCACCGCCAAGGAGTTGGTGCTGCGTGGTTCATTCCGCTTTCACGAAGAATTTGCCGTCGCGGTTGATCTGATGCGCAAGGGACTGATCGACGTCGCGCCTTTGATCACGCACAGCTTCCCCTTGTCTGAGTACGAGACCGCCTTCGCCACTGCATCTGACCGAAGCAAGGCGATGAAGGTGCAGTTGGAGTTCTCCTGA
- a CDS encoding fumarylacetoacetate hydrolase family protein has protein sequence MLPEHNPSPEATFVGRVWRPGTGPALVRLDGDRVIDITVTAHPTMADLLASADPLATARSAAGEDICSLSDLLAGSTPDAGPDDLRWLAPCDLQAIKACGVTFASSMVERVIEEQAAGDPDRAEAIRAKVGGILGDSLAGLVPGSAHAQEVKNVLLGEGLWSQYLEVGIGPDAEVFTKSQPMSSVGWGAAVGLHPVSSWNNPEPEIVLAVNPDGRIVGATLGNDVNLRDVEGRSALLLGKAKDNNASCSIGPAIRLFDDSFTLNEVRAAELRMTISGTDGFELEGSSSMSEISRDPADLVAQTIGAHHQYPDGFMLFCGTMFAPVQDRDAPGQGFTHHVEDVVRISESSLGTLTNTVRLSTECPQWKFGLRALMTNLAKRDLL, from the coding sequence ATGCTGCCAGAACACAATCCATCACCAGAGGCCACATTTGTCGGCCGCGTCTGGCGTCCCGGGACCGGTCCCGCGCTGGTGCGGTTGGACGGTGATCGGGTGATCGACATCACTGTGACCGCGCATCCGACAATGGCTGATCTTCTGGCCTCTGCCGATCCATTGGCAACAGCGCGCTCTGCCGCAGGCGAAGATATCTGCAGCCTTTCCGATCTTTTGGCCGGCTCCACACCTGATGCCGGACCAGATGATCTGCGTTGGCTGGCACCTTGCGATCTTCAGGCGATCAAGGCCTGTGGCGTGACCTTTGCATCCTCGATGGTCGAAAGGGTGATTGAAGAGCAAGCGGCGGGTGATCCTGACCGGGCTGAAGCAATCCGGGCAAAAGTCGGCGGTATCCTTGGCGACAGCCTTGCCGGACTTGTGCCCGGATCGGCCCATGCTCAAGAGGTCAAAAACGTCCTTCTTGGCGAAGGGCTCTGGTCGCAATATCTCGAGGTCGGAATCGGGCCGGACGCGGAAGTCTTCACCAAGTCGCAGCCGATGTCGTCGGTTGGCTGGGGGGCGGCAGTTGGGCTTCATCCTGTTTCAAGCTGGAACAACCCGGAGCCTGAAATTGTTCTGGCGGTCAACCCCGATGGCCGTATTGTTGGTGCAACCCTTGGCAATGACGTTAACCTGCGGGATGTGGAAGGACGCTCCGCGTTGCTTTTGGGCAAGGCGAAGGACAACAATGCCTCTTGCTCCATCGGGCCGGCCATTCGCCTCTTCGATGACAGCTTCACGCTCAATGAGGTTCGCGCCGCGGAGCTGCGAATGACGATCAGCGGAACGGATGGCTTCGAACTGGAGGGGTCGTCCTCGATGTCGGAGATCAGCCGCGATCCTGCCGATCTCGTCGCTCAGACGATTGGGGCGCACCATCAATATCCTGACGGATTCATGCTTTTTTGCGGAACGATGTTTGCGCCGGTGCAAGACCGCGATGCGCCGGGGCAGGGGTTTACGCATCATGTCGAAGACGTGGTCAGAATCTCGGAAAGCTCGTTGGGCACACTCACAAACACGGTTCGCCTGTCCACGGAGTGCCCGCAATGGAAATTCGGTCTCCGCGCGCTTATGACCAATCTCGCCAAAAGGGATTTGCTGTGA